Proteins encoded by one window of Chondrinema litorale:
- a CDS encoding formylglycine-generating enzyme family protein, giving the protein MKKPLLVYEYMPLEEMLKELEKEGFIIGVDTYLDIKKVLEKIPAGADKALLKELLAPILVKSENQQQIFSDTFDKYFKNYKGQQARLYSDNSPIKHQVQPEKTTKPISINFTYIKYFAACFVFIILTGVALHYFQDAFVQKYEFKELDVSAIEKDIQTKKESISIEKNKAENSDAKKETQKINAPESIKIETEQEQVTEAKIDVDSPNTIAAAKPSDKNTELDEKELAKEKLRKERETYFAKTYPENKEMQPSGDHDFIYSKGKNIPHILFKDEAINRLNLATFTPKELQKPDMGSLNSKVVYWYENIDVIKWWVFLSLLFAYLVYERFLYAERRLKKASATGDLENMEVKLNQNFQIEYPEEFYLASRDWNKRKVENTNRLNINKTVVNTAQQGGILNLVYDQREKQSQYLILIDQDSRKNQQSKLFEFICSSLVKQNIHINRFYFNKDPQVCWSESTYKKVDLFYLLNHYANHRLLLFTSGAGMVNPTTGKLFDWTDTFKSWENKAIFTPKEPVLWDKTEEQLQHLFSILPANTEGITKLVDTFEMINVADLYEWRNNAEHTIIDFDEEPVLIVAKLKYYFQTDDDDSYDVLNWLAACCIYPEIYWDLTLFIGKHLSTPDNNLLTADNLTKLMNLKWFQEGKIPNEIRKALLADNELLSKAEQKQIAKAIYKVIENSIKYSPNPAFRNKERMNILISKIQQSTSKEKQYLVKELKQLYRTNPVEDKEVLTLLEEIRHPLMDRLIPKKLNKYLFRDNFYFTGFKFPARLTMACAVFYLPFTFSAEEPDCSSAINYNEIEYCLNNGLDSAKLLTLMAYDNYQPSEVDNSNTLRFIETASELMGNYDLARINKSLIDFNIALGYYQVGMYDKCIDLASKILTYKNAGVLKNELHHLLFLSYLNKENKEGALHNLFSMHPAYWKQKSIKPEVFLDYKPQKIEVANVEGGTYNMGANELEGIYYEKPKHSVNISDFYLSKYEVTNAEYCKFLNEKGLNAEKVAEWIDINGKEGDEQCRIYYEKGMYKIQSGFEKHPVIFVSWYGANAYANWIGGRLPTEAEWEYAARGGKYSQNFLFSGSNKLSKAGWYSKIPNVNGAQPVGLKAPNELGLYDISGNVWEWCSDWYDPHFYNLADLNNPTGPSRGEKKVVRGGSWKYEKEYARVFDRVFNYPDSQFEVYGFRVAFD; this is encoded by the coding sequence ATGAAAAAACCACTTCTTGTATATGAATACATGCCTCTTGAAGAAATGCTGAAAGAACTGGAGAAGGAAGGGTTTATTATAGGTGTAGATACATATTTAGATATTAAAAAAGTACTGGAAAAAATTCCTGCTGGTGCAGATAAAGCACTATTGAAGGAATTACTGGCGCCAATACTTGTAAAGAGTGAGAATCAACAACAAATATTTTCGGATACTTTCGACAAATATTTCAAAAACTATAAAGGGCAACAGGCACGTCTTTATTCCGATAATTCGCCAATAAAACATCAAGTTCAGCCAGAAAAAACTACTAAACCCATTTCAATCAACTTTACTTATATCAAGTATTTTGCAGCATGTTTTGTCTTCATCATTCTTACAGGTGTGGCGCTGCATTACTTCCAAGATGCATTTGTTCAAAAATATGAATTTAAAGAACTAGATGTTTCTGCCATTGAAAAAGACATTCAAACGAAAAAAGAAAGTATTTCTATAGAGAAAAATAAAGCAGAAAATAGTGATGCAAAAAAAGAAACTCAAAAGATAAATGCTCCAGAGTCTATCAAAATTGAAACTGAACAAGAACAAGTAACAGAAGCTAAAATTGATGTTGACAGCCCAAATACAATTGCAGCAGCGAAACCATCAGATAAAAATACCGAGTTAGACGAAAAGGAATTAGCAAAAGAGAAATTACGAAAAGAAAGAGAAACATATTTTGCCAAAACCTATCCCGAAAATAAAGAAATGCAGCCATCTGGCGACCATGATTTTATTTATTCTAAAGGGAAAAATATACCTCACATACTGTTTAAAGATGAAGCTATTAATAGGCTGAATCTTGCCACTTTTACTCCCAAAGAATTGCAAAAGCCAGACATGGGAAGTTTAAACTCAAAAGTAGTTTACTGGTATGAAAATATTGATGTGATAAAATGGTGGGTATTTTTGTCTTTGCTTTTTGCTTATCTGGTTTACGAAAGATTTTTATATGCTGAGAGACGATTGAAAAAAGCAAGCGCAACTGGTGATCTAGAAAATATGGAAGTGAAACTGAATCAAAACTTCCAAATAGAATATCCAGAAGAGTTTTATCTGGCCTCTCGCGATTGGAATAAAAGAAAGGTAGAAAATACAAATCGCCTCAACATAAATAAGACAGTTGTAAATACAGCGCAGCAAGGTGGAATTTTAAATCTGGTTTACGATCAAAGAGAAAAACAATCGCAGTATCTGATTTTGATTGATCAAGATTCTCGTAAAAACCAACAATCTAAATTGTTTGAGTTTATCTGTTCATCTTTAGTAAAGCAAAACATCCACATCAACCGCTTTTATTTTAATAAAGATCCTCAGGTTTGTTGGAGTGAATCAACCTATAAAAAAGTTGATTTGTTCTATTTGTTAAACCACTATGCTAACCACAGACTTTTGTTGTTTACAAGTGGCGCTGGAATGGTTAATCCAACAACTGGAAAACTTTTCGATTGGACAGATACATTTAAGTCTTGGGAAAACAAAGCTATTTTTACTCCTAAAGAACCTGTACTTTGGGATAAAACGGAAGAGCAATTACAGCATCTATTTTCTATTCTGCCGGCAAATACAGAAGGTATTACTAAACTGGTAGATACTTTCGAGATGATTAATGTTGCCGATTTGTATGAGTGGAGAAATAATGCTGAGCATACAATAATCGATTTTGATGAAGAGCCAGTTTTAATCGTGGCGAAGCTGAAATACTATTTTCAGACGGATGATGATGATAGTTACGATGTGCTCAACTGGTTAGCTGCTTGCTGCATTTATCCTGAAATCTATTGGGACTTAACATTATTTATTGGCAAGCATCTTTCTACACCGGATAACAATCTTTTAACTGCCGATAACCTTACTAAGTTAATGAACTTAAAGTGGTTTCAAGAAGGAAAAATTCCAAACGAAATCCGCAAGGCGCTACTAGCCGATAATGAACTACTGAGCAAAGCTGAGCAAAAACAGATTGCAAAAGCGATATACAAAGTAATTGAAAACAGTATTAAATATTCACCAAATCCTGCTTTTAGAAATAAAGAAAGGATGAATATTTTAATTAGTAAAATTCAACAAAGTACTTCAAAGGAAAAGCAATATCTGGTAAAGGAATTAAAGCAGTTATACAGAACCAATCCGGTTGAAGATAAAGAAGTATTGACGCTGCTAGAAGAAATACGTCATCCGTTAATGGATAGATTAATTCCTAAAAAGCTAAACAAGTATCTGTTTAGAGATAATTTCTATTTTACTGGTTTTAAATTTCCGGCGCGTCTCACCATGGCTTGTGCTGTGTTTTATCTGCCTTTTACTTTTAGTGCTGAAGAACCAGATTGTAGCTCTGCTATTAATTATAATGAAATTGAATATTGCCTAAACAATGGTTTGGATAGCGCCAAATTGCTCACTCTAATGGCCTACGACAATTACCAACCATCGGAAGTGGATAATAGTAATACATTAAGATTTATAGAAACTGCCAGTGAGTTAATGGGTAATTACGATTTGGCTCGCATCAATAAATCTTTAATCGATTTTAATATAGCATTGGGTTATTATCAGGTAGGAATGTATGATAAATGTATCGATCTTGCCAGTAAAATTTTAACCTATAAAAATGCCGGTGTTTTAAAAAATGAGCTTCACCATTTATTATTTCTAAGTTATCTCAACAAAGAAAATAAAGAGGGTGCTTTGCACAACTTGTTCTCTATGCATCCAGCTTATTGGAAACAAAAAAGCATTAAACCAGAGGTATTTTTAGATTATAAACCACAGAAAATTGAAGTGGCAAATGTGGAAGGTGGCACATATAATATGGGAGCTAATGAACTGGAAGGGATTTATTATGAAAAGCCTAAACACTCGGTAAATATTAGCGATTTCTATCTTTCGAAATACGAAGTTACAAATGCTGAGTACTGCAAATTCTTAAACGAAAAAGGGCTAAATGCTGAAAAAGTTGCTGAATGGATTGATATTAATGGAAAAGAGGGTGATGAGCAATGTCGCATCTACTATGAGAAGGGAATGTACAAAATACAAAGTGGATTTGAGAAACACCCAGTAATATTTGTTAGTTGGTATGGTGCAAATGCTTATGCCAATTGGATTGGTGGTAGGCTCCCAACTGAAGCAGAATGGGAATATGCCGCAAGAGGTGGTAAATACAGCCAAAACTTTTTGTTTAGTGGCAGCAACAAACTTTCTAAAGCTGGCTGGTATAGTAAAATTCCTAATGTAAATGGTGCTCAGCCAGTTGGACTAAAAGCACCTAACGAATTAGGTTTGTATGACATTAGTGGAAATGTTTGGGAATGGTGTAGCGATTGGTACGATCCACACTTTTACAATTTAGCAGATTTAAATAATCCGACTGGACCATCTCGTGGTGAAAAGAAAGTGGTAAGAGGCGGCTCATGGAAATATGAAAAAGAATATGCGCGAGTATTTGACAGGGTATTTAATTATCCAGATAGTCAATTTGAAGTCTATGGTTTTAGAGTAGCTTTTGATTGA
- a CDS encoding AAA family ATPase, with product MTATKFEIYTGENQQNLPDFTPDYRLTNPEHYKPSKALKSAVNVAITLGKPLLITGEPGTGKTQLAYSIANNFGLDKPLVFNTRTSSIATDLFYRYDALKHLQYVHSQKNNTLTDDEIEQKFIQYQAFGQAIISQQRQVVLIDEIDKAPRDLPNDILNVLEEMSFDVPEVNKKYIAPDAKRPIVIMTSNSEKNLPDAFLRRCVYYHLNFPSEDELLTIVAAKLQSEVFTSSNLSSFVIPHFMKIRKLLKRKKPSTAELIYWVTLLEKFNFHPTKLANVNKLNQEDKDTLRITYTVLAKTEDDIKILEQILFEN from the coding sequence ATGACAGCAACCAAATTTGAAATATATACTGGCGAAAACCAACAAAATTTACCAGACTTTACACCCGATTACAGGCTTACTAACCCGGAACACTATAAACCGTCTAAAGCTTTAAAAAGCGCTGTAAACGTGGCAATTACCCTTGGAAAACCGCTATTAATCACCGGAGAACCCGGTACAGGCAAAACACAACTTGCCTACAGCATAGCCAATAACTTTGGCTTAGACAAACCTCTTGTTTTTAACACCAGAACTTCATCTATTGCTACCGATCTTTTTTATAGATATGATGCACTAAAGCATTTACAATATGTGCATTCACAAAAAAATAATACCCTTACTGATGATGAAATAGAACAAAAGTTTATTCAATATCAGGCTTTTGGGCAAGCTATTATCTCTCAACAAAGGCAAGTTGTTTTAATCGACGAAATAGACAAAGCGCCTCGCGATTTACCTAACGATATTCTCAATGTACTAGAAGAAATGAGCTTTGATGTGCCAGAGGTAAATAAAAAATATATAGCACCCGATGCCAAGCGCCCAATTGTGATCATGACTAGCAACTCAGAAAAAAACCTACCTGATGCTTTCCTAAGAAGATGCGTGTACTATCACCTTAACTTCCCATCGGAAGATGAACTGCTCACAATTGTTGCTGCCAAATTGCAGAGTGAAGTTTTTACTTCTTCTAACCTATCTTCTTTTGTAATTCCTCATTTCATGAAAATTAGGAAATTACTAAAGCGCAAAAAGCCCAGTACCGCCGAACTCATTTATTGGGTAACACTCTTGGAGAAATTTAACTTCCACCCAACAAAGTTGGCTAATGTGAACAAACTAAATCAGGAAGACAAAGACACATTGCGAATCACTTATACCGTACTTGCCAAAACCGAAGACGATATTAAAATACTAGAACAAATACTTTTTGAGAACTGA
- a CDS encoding PNGase F N-terminal domain-containing protein: MYRIGILILLLGFSKLGFAMDNKAEKSGKVEYAVWHNGKVDAERDKLIVEYNNGIAKSWTDRTGKNLIPEVPEQYNFFDYSNGKIYRQAIFMDGAAYFTQMDFQNLDDFKPEGEPIEILGYNCQKYTGSSFSNKIELWITTETGLQGTPILSFPYPNALVLKYVRNENYGWEATNIEFYKKKNITNLMPADLGNEINQVDFGLLLANAFVKDVQIFDNDQINWGDKITNPEGDVTNVVYRFAGGTVIAKKVKLPEVPDGTTVFAEVVEKSNGDAYDRTGSVFLIPVDKKQSFLDGLKSGKDALPKYISKEKKTYQGVVSTPTYDPLIELMRFFTPFGVNHFNDKRDVGIDWADSVTYKEDVSHLLPVLQDECWIGVFIGNYDGGGHKVSLNLKYHLNRQEVSEEPAKKYWIQPVFNTTNVMEMAGQEYGTMFKNDTLSVEFEVPAGVKNVTFRYITTGHGGWGGGDEFVPKKNQLFIDGETFFNYTPWRVDCGTYREYNPASGNFWNGLSSSDYSRSGWCPGAVSHPYFTQVENLSAGKHKISVYIPLGEPQGNMFSAWNISGVFIGEIE; the protein is encoded by the coding sequence ATGTATAGAATAGGAATTTTAATACTGCTTCTCGGATTTTCGAAGTTGGGTTTCGCAATGGACAACAAAGCAGAAAAAAGTGGCAAGGTTGAGTATGCTGTTTGGCACAATGGTAAAGTTGATGCAGAAAGAGACAAATTAATTGTCGAATATAATAATGGAATTGCTAAAAGCTGGACAGACAGAACTGGTAAAAATTTAATTCCTGAAGTTCCTGAGCAATACAACTTTTTCGATTATTCAAATGGCAAAATATATAGGCAAGCAATTTTTATGGATGGCGCTGCCTATTTCACGCAGATGGACTTCCAGAATCTAGATGATTTTAAACCAGAAGGCGAGCCAATAGAAATACTAGGTTACAACTGCCAAAAATACACTGGTTCATCATTTTCTAACAAAATTGAATTGTGGATTACAACTGAAACAGGTTTACAAGGCACGCCCATTTTATCTTTCCCCTACCCAAATGCATTGGTTTTAAAATATGTTCGCAACGAAAATTACGGTTGGGAAGCGACCAATATCGAATTTTATAAGAAGAAAAATATCACCAATTTAATGCCTGCTGATTTGGGTAACGAAATTAATCAAGTAGATTTTGGTTTGCTCTTGGCAAATGCTTTTGTAAAGGATGTGCAAATTTTTGATAATGATCAGATCAATTGGGGAGATAAAATCACTAATCCAGAAGGTGATGTTACAAATGTAGTGTATCGATTTGCCGGAGGTACAGTAATCGCTAAGAAAGTTAAATTACCCGAAGTACCAGATGGCACAACTGTTTTTGCCGAAGTGGTCGAAAAATCTAATGGAGATGCTTACGACCGTACAGGTTCTGTATTTTTAATTCCGGTAGATAAAAAGCAAAGTTTCCTTGATGGATTAAAGTCTGGAAAAGACGCTTTGCCAAAATACATCAGCAAAGAAAAGAAAACTTATCAGGGTGTGGTGAGTACTCCAACCTACGATCCTCTTATTGAGTTGATGCGTTTCTTTACACCATTCGGCGTCAATCACTTCAACGATAAACGTGATGTGGGTATCGATTGGGCAGATTCTGTTACTTACAAAGAAGATGTGAGCCATCTGTTACCTGTTTTGCAAGACGAGTGTTGGATAGGTGTTTTTATCGGGAACTACGATGGTGGTGGACACAAAGTAAGTCTGAACCTAAAATATCATTTAAACAGACAAGAAGTTTCCGAAGAGCCTGCAAAAAAATACTGGATTCAACCTGTTTTTAATACTACCAATGTTATGGAAATGGCTGGGCAAGAATACGGTACCATGTTTAAAAACGATACGCTTTCTGTTGAGTTTGAAGTGCCCGCAGGAGTTAAAAATGTTACCTTCAGATATATTACTACTGGCCATGGTGGCTGGGGAGGTGGCGATGAGTTTGTGCCAAAAAAGAATCAACTTTTTATAGATGGAGAAACTTTCTTCAACTATACTCCTTGGAGGGTTGATTGTGGTACTTACCGTGAGTATAACCCAGCATCTGGTAATTTTTGGAATGGACTTTCATCATCAGATTATAGTCGCTCAGGTTGGTGCCCAGGAGCAGTTTCGCATCCTTACTTTACACAAGTTGAAAACCTCAGCGCTGGAAAACATAAAATCTCTGTATATATTCCATTAGGAGAACCTCAAGGCAATATGTTTAGCGCTTGGAATATCTCAGGTGTATTTATCGGAGAAATAGAATAA
- a CDS encoding DUF5685 family protein: protein MLGHLKPSLDASHSCSQYAYQKYYCGICRSLRKEKGLFASVLINHELTLNLLALSPFLENQSITSTPCPSKAMFGKQMAATHPVIDKVSKLSILLGWIKTTDWSFDSKNPIATLLEKQLKKWNQKLNTDLSASLEKVIADYIKLVKTSEPEINAVMNGSGSLAKKLWEELAVLTTIPIELKDQLALLFRETGKLIFQADAIEDYHIDLKKGNYNPIEILSRSKNNAAREFYEAYRVRHITIACLLNQIARNPRLNQEFVKSFSSAISNIDQAVLKKFEHFTDPVNSDFINSISNFFHFDLQANQCCCHQCCNNCKCPCEDCHCSGCHCDNGCSCPDCHCNCDICNACNCDCGDCCGPKTYKEYESTEEMKKELLKEILDSDLSDSTKNELLQKLDSVKTDSNQRIDVLIDHLNKDLEK from the coding sequence ATGCTTGGCCATTTAAAACCATCTTTAGATGCATCCCATTCGTGTTCACAATATGCTTATCAGAAATATTATTGTGGAATATGCCGATCGCTAAGGAAAGAAAAAGGACTATTTGCAAGCGTGTTAATCAATCATGAGCTTACTTTAAATCTATTAGCTCTTTCTCCCTTTTTAGAAAATCAAAGTATTACAAGCACACCTTGCCCCTCAAAGGCAATGTTTGGTAAACAAATGGCGGCAACCCATCCGGTAATTGATAAAGTGTCTAAACTTTCGATCCTGCTAGGCTGGATAAAAACAACAGACTGGTCATTCGATTCTAAAAATCCCATTGCTACACTGCTTGAAAAGCAATTGAAAAAATGGAATCAAAAACTGAATACCGACCTATCTGCTTCTTTAGAAAAAGTAATTGCAGACTATATCAAATTAGTTAAAACTTCTGAGCCAGAAATTAATGCAGTAATGAACGGCAGCGGAAGTCTTGCCAAAAAACTCTGGGAAGAATTGGCGGTATTAACTACTATTCCCATCGAACTGAAAGATCAACTTGCTCTGTTGTTTAGGGAAACGGGTAAACTAATTTTTCAGGCAGATGCTATTGAAGATTATCACATAGACTTAAAAAAAGGCAATTATAACCCAATAGAAATTCTTTCAAGAAGTAAAAATAATGCTGCAAGAGAATTTTACGAGGCGTATCGTGTAAGACATATTACCATTGCTTGTTTACTAAATCAGATTGCAAGAAATCCGCGACTAAACCAAGAGTTTGTTAAGAGTTTTAGTTCGGCAATTAGTAATATAGACCAAGCAGTTTTAAAAAAGTTTGAGCATTTTACAGACCCTGTCAATAGTGATTTTATAAACAGTATTTCAAATTTTTTCCATTTCGATCTACAAGCTAATCAGTGTTGTTGCCACCAATGTTGCAATAATTGTAAGTGCCCATGCGAAGATTGTCATTGCAGCGGATGCCATTGTGATAATGGTTGTAGTTGCCCAGATTGCCACTGTAATTGTGATATTTGCAATGCTTGTAACTGCGATTGTGGCGATTGCTGTGGGCCAAAAACTTATAAAGAATACGAAAGTACAGAAGAAATGAAGAAAGAATTACTCAAAGAGATTTTAGATTCTGATTTGAGTGATAGTACAAAAAATGAATTGCTCCAAAAGCTCGATAGTGTTAAAACAGACTCCAACCAAAGAATCGATGTATTGATCGATCATCTCAATAAAGATTTAGAAAAGTGA
- a CDS encoding DUF2199 domain-containing protein — protein MDYWDKPERVNNDPYFGWLQNQIPTYENTINIKSKAVEQDGEAIPEIIVFEENHPLTIDQKNGISLEKAHKIVQSILKEQHLK, from the coding sequence ATGGACTATTGGGATAAACCTGAAAGAGTTAACAATGATCCATATTTTGGCTGGTTACAAAATCAAATTCCAACTTATGAGAATACAATCAATATAAAGTCAAAGGCTGTCGAACAAGATGGTGAAGCAATTCCTGAAATAATCGTATTTGAAGAAAATCATCCACTTACAATCGATCAAAAAAATGGAATATCGCTAGAAAAAGCCCATAAGATTGTTCAATCTATTTTGAAAGAACAACACTTAAAATGA
- a CDS encoding DUF2199 domain-containing protein has protein sequence MQKEKSFKCECCGTVYDEMPLCFGSSYPDYFYSIPPDERATRIELEKSLCVVDEQYFFHRGRLTIPIIDFHNSLYFDIWTSISKENFELRMDGLLG, from the coding sequence ATGCAAAAAGAAAAATCTTTCAAATGCGAATGCTGTGGTACTGTGTATGATGAAATGCCTTTATGTTTTGGCTCAAGCTATCCTGATTACTTTTATTCCATTCCACCAGACGAGCGAGCAACCCGAATTGAATTAGAAAAAAGTCTCTGTGTTGTTGATGAGCAATATTTCTTTCACAGAGGTAGATTAACTATCCCAATAATTGATTTCCATAATAGCCTATACTTTGACATATGGACAAGTATAAGTAAAGAAAATTTTGAACTTAGAATGGATGGACTATTGGGATAA
- a CDS encoding serine hydrolase, translated as MMKTKALFLLFTTLTIFYESFGQFTVNDSLDQYIEKLVIELEAPGFGISIVQDGKVIYSKGFGTRTLNKNEPVDANTLFAIGSISKSFTPIAIAMLIDEGKLSWDDKVIKHIPYFQLYDPYVTNSITIRDLLTHRSGLKWTSGGTLWYHSDLDREEIIRRMKFLEPESEFRYTPAYQNIMYIVASKVVEAVIDDTWDNFIRERIFKPLGMNNTVISEAERKLSKNIASPHIKDQDLNKIAIEQEKLDNIAPAGSFYSSANDMAKYMQFILNNGVVDNDTLVSPSSFNEILKPQIHFPIMGEPLHNEFTSYGFGWFLTPKNGNKIVEHSGGVDGMGANLVLVKNRNFGITVLSNASYTTISYALGYQILSEYLNDKEYLNFSVFAKEYFSQLDDIAKNDKAEIEKSKVNNTQASLSLNEYTGIYTDKMYGDISIGMDGTNLKIAFSHTPLFTGKLSHWHYDTFEIDWFDPRVPNGFITFSFDSKGKVSGFELDQPNLLDVDFTELDITKKMNTKEVVH; from the coding sequence ATGATGAAAACTAAAGCGCTATTTCTATTATTTACTACGCTTACAATATTTTATGAATCTTTCGGGCAATTTACTGTCAACGATTCTCTAGATCAATACATAGAAAAACTAGTAATCGAACTCGAAGCTCCCGGATTCGGAATTTCGATTGTGCAAGATGGTAAAGTAATTTATTCTAAAGGTTTTGGCACTAGAACTCTTAATAAAAATGAGCCTGTAGATGCAAATACGCTCTTCGCCATTGGTTCAATATCAAAATCTTTTACCCCAATTGCCATAGCAATGCTTATAGACGAGGGTAAACTCAGTTGGGACGATAAAGTAATTAAACACATCCCCTATTTCCAGTTGTACGATCCTTATGTAACTAACTCCATTACCATTAGAGATTTGCTCACTCATCGAAGTGGTTTAAAATGGACAAGCGGTGGCACATTGTGGTATCATTCTGATTTAGACAGAGAAGAGATTATTAGAAGAATGAAGTTTCTAGAACCCGAATCAGAATTCAGATATACCCCTGCTTACCAAAACATTATGTACATTGTTGCATCTAAAGTAGTAGAAGCTGTAATTGACGATACTTGGGATAACTTTATTCGAGAGCGAATTTTTAAACCTCTCGGAATGAACAACACCGTAATTAGCGAAGCTGAAAGAAAGCTTAGTAAAAACATTGCCAGTCCACACATAAAAGATCAAGACTTAAACAAAATAGCCATTGAACAAGAAAAACTAGATAACATTGCTCCCGCTGGTTCTTTTTATTCTTCGGCAAACGACATGGCTAAATACATGCAGTTTATCTTAAATAATGGTGTAGTTGATAATGACACACTTGTTAGCCCAAGCTCATTTAATGAGATTTTAAAACCTCAAATACATTTTCCTATAATGGGAGAACCTCTTCACAACGAGTTTACTTCTTATGGTTTTGGTTGGTTTCTAACTCCAAAAAACGGAAATAAAATCGTAGAGCATTCAGGTGGTGTGGATGGCATGGGGGCAAATTTAGTATTGGTGAAAAATCGGAACTTTGGCATAACAGTACTTTCTAATGCTTCTTACACAACAATTTCATATGCATTAGGCTATCAGATTTTAAGTGAATACCTAAATGATAAAGAATATCTGAATTTTAGTGTATTCGCAAAAGAATACTTTTCACAACTTGATGATATAGCAAAGAACGACAAAGCAGAGATTGAAAAATCGAAAGTCAATAATACACAAGCTTCTTTATCACTAAATGAGTACACAGGTATTTACACAGATAAAATGTATGGAGATATTAGTATTGGCATGGATGGTACAAACTTGAAAATAGCGTTTTCACACACTCCTTTGTTTACTGGAAAGCTCTCTCATTGGCACTACGATACCTTCGAAATAGACTGGTTCGACCCAAGAGTTCCAAATGGATTTATAACATTCAGCTTTGATTCGAAAGGAAAAGTGAGCGGGTTTGAATTAGACCAACCCAACTTACTTGATGTAGATTTTACAGAATTAGATATCACAAAAAAGATGAATACAAAAGAGGTGGTGCATTAA
- a CDS encoding aldo/keto reductase, whose product MEYRNLGNSGLKVPVLSYGTATFGGTNEFFGKWGQTDVNEASRLIDICLERGVNFFDTANVYSQGDSEAILGKALKGKRNESIIATKSTFQMGEGPNDKGSSRFHIIKACEDSLKRLETDYIDLYLMHGFDANTPIEETLSTLDQLVKSGKVRYIGCSNFAAWQLMKSLSISERLNLEKYIVYQGYYSLIGRDYEQEIMPLLQDQQMGLMAWSPLGWGRLTGKIKRNQPMEEGRIKSGGDVGAPPVDNKLIYDVVDALERIAIENDKSISQVAINWILQNPTVSNVIVGARNEKQLIDNLDAANWSISQEDLQEFNKITKPQAIYPHWVGER is encoded by the coding sequence ATGGAATATAGAAATCTAGGTAACTCAGGTTTAAAGGTACCTGTACTCAGCTATGGCACAGCTACTTTTGGCGGAACAAACGAATTTTTTGGCAAATGGGGACAAACGGATGTAAATGAAGCTTCCCGATTAATAGATATCTGTCTGGAAAGAGGCGTCAACTTTTTTGATACAGCCAATGTCTACTCACAAGGCGATTCCGAAGCAATTTTGGGTAAAGCTTTAAAAGGAAAAAGAAATGAAAGTATTATTGCCACCAAATCGACTTTCCAAATGGGTGAAGGACCGAATGACAAAGGCTCTTCTCGTTTCCACATAATTAAAGCCTGCGAAGACAGCCTGAAAAGATTAGAAACGGACTACATCGATTTATACCTGATGCATGGTTTTGATGCCAACACTCCAATTGAAGAAACTTTGAGCACTTTAGATCAACTTGTAAAAAGTGGTAAAGTTCGATACATTGGTTGCTCAAACTTTGCTGCTTGGCAACTCATGAAATCCCTATCTATTTCTGAAAGGTTAAATCTGGAAAAATACATTGTTTACCAAGGCTATTACTCTTTAATTGGTCGAGATTACGAGCAAGAAATAATGCCACTTTTGCAAGATCAACAAATGGGATTGATGGCTTGGAGTCCGCTGGGTTGGGGTAGATTAACTGGCAAGATTAAAAGAAACCAACCTATGGAAGAAGGCAGAATTAAGTCTGGTGGTGATGTAGGTGCACCACCGGTAGATAATAAATTAATTTATGATGTGGTGGATGCGCTAGAGCGAATTGCCATTGAGAATGATAAAAGTATCTCTCAAGTTGCTATTAACTGGATATTGCAAAACCCAACAGTTTCGAACGTGATTGTTGGCGCCCGAAATGAAAAACAGTTAATAGATAATTTAGATGCTGCCAATTGGTCAATTTCACAGGAAGATTTACAAGAATTTAACAAAATCACTAAACCGCAAGCTATCTACCCTCATTGGGTAGGTGAGCGCTAA